A stretch of Cryomorphaceae bacterium 1068 DNA encodes these proteins:
- a CDS encoding galactose mutarotase has product MRDHADMNAPSGITRHWLKTNSGLQCEVTNYGCRIIRLLVPDRDGKLEDVVLGFDTIEEYFQGPETFFGSIVGRVANRIGGAAFMIDGERFELSANEGRNHIHGGPTGFHSKIWRVLSVDDSQITFSYRSPDGEEGYPGNLEVKLVYSLTDQDGLKISYEAITDKVTPVNLTNHSYFNLNGAGNGKIDGHIFQIHASQYLPNNSEQLPIGRFDKVEGTIFDLRQPKRISDLLIQENDQLKIGDGFDNNFIPEGEGIRSIAKVMEPVSGRTMEILTDEPGVQFFCGKAMDREVNGKDGKVYGRHSAFCLETQHFPDSVHHPEFPSVILRPGDTYRSTCVYRFSVEV; this is encoded by the coding sequence ATGAGGGATCATGCAGATATGAATGCACCTAGCGGAATTACCCGCCATTGGCTGAAAACGAATTCAGGACTGCAATGCGAAGTGACCAATTACGGTTGCCGAATTATTCGTCTGCTTGTTCCCGATCGAGATGGAAAGTTAGAGGATGTCGTTCTTGGCTTTGATACCATCGAAGAATATTTTCAAGGACCCGAGACCTTTTTTGGAAGCATAGTCGGTAGAGTAGCCAACCGCATCGGGGGAGCAGCTTTCATGATAGATGGGGAACGTTTCGAACTCTCGGCTAACGAAGGTAGAAATCACATTCACGGCGGCCCGACCGGATTTCATTCAAAGATTTGGCGAGTTCTCTCTGTGGATGATTCACAAATCACTTTTAGCTATCGCTCTCCCGATGGAGAGGAAGGTTACCCGGGCAATCTTGAGGTGAAGCTGGTTTACTCATTAACAGATCAAGACGGTCTGAAAATCTCTTATGAGGCCATCACCGACAAAGTTACTCCGGTCAACCTTACCAATCATTCCTATTTCAATTTGAATGGAGCGGGTAACGGGAAGATTGATGGGCATATTTTTCAGATTCATGCTTCTCAATACTTGCCAAATAATTCGGAGCAACTGCCAATCGGGAGATTCGATAAAGTGGAAGGAACCATTTTTGACTTGAGACAGCCAAAACGTATTTCAGACCTGCTCATTCAAGAAAATGACCAACTTAAAATTGGGGATGGTTTCGACAATAACTTCATTCCCGAGGGTGAAGGAATTCGCTCAATCGCAAAAGTAATGGAGCCCGTTTCGGGTAGAACGATGGAAATCTTAACCGATGAGCCAGGCGTTCAATTTTTTTGTGGAAAAGCCATGGATCGAGAAGTGAACGGGAAAGATGGGAAAGTATACGGGCGACATTCAGCGTTCTGTCTCGAAACCCAACATTTTCCTGATAGCGTTCATCACCCCGAGTTTCCTTCGGTCATTTTGCGACCGGGTGATACCTATCGATCGACTTGTGTCTATCGGTTCAGCGTAGAAGTCTAG
- the tsaE gene encoding tRNA (adenosine(37)-N6)-threonylcarbamoyltransferase complex ATPase subunit type 1 TsaE, protein MTKYIARSLKDLPTIADQLITEAGEHRLFAFYGKMGAGKTTLINSILEVLGVEESGSSPTFSLVNEYQGRVGEPVYHFDFYRIENIDEVYDIGYEDYFFSTNYCFIEWPEKVEELLPEDVVKVQIRVEGGHREILLDVDN, encoded by the coding sequence ATGACAAAATACATCGCTCGTTCACTAAAGGATTTACCGACCATTGCGGACCAATTGATTACAGAGGCAGGAGAGCATAGACTCTTTGCCTTCTATGGAAAGATGGGAGCTGGAAAAACCACTTTGATCAACTCGATTTTGGAAGTTTTGGGCGTGGAAGAAAGTGGAAGTAGTCCTACTTTTTCCCTCGTGAATGAGTATCAAGGAAGAGTAGGCGAGCCCGTTTACCACTTTGATTTCTATCGGATAGAAAATATTGACGAGGTCTACGACATCGGATACGAAGATTATTTTTTTAGTACCAACTATTGTTTCATTGAATGGCCCGAAAAGGTGGAGGAATTGCTCCCTGAGGATGTGGTTAAAGTTCAAATAAGAGTAGAAGGTGGTCACCGCGAGATACTGCTTGATGTCGACAATTGA
- a CDS encoding 3-phosphoshikimate 1-carboxyvinyltransferase encodes MISLERDTTPDSIVEINLPASKSISNRALIIQYLAEADIRVENLSEADDTVYLNDALRNGGDELWMGDAGTASRFSIAYAAVKSGRRTIRGSERLSQRPMKPLIDALRSLGANIVCLEKEGYLPVEIIGQEIPGGEVEIEASVSSQFISALMLIGPQLTKGLVIKFRGKPTSLPYLAITEEVMKMCGAEVRIGEDSIVVGPRKYVSAIVHVEPDWSAASYFFSAVALNPQLKVLLKGLNSQAIQGDANLVDLYEPLGVEPTFNQSGLLLEHSDKATPPLTTDLQDNPDLAQTIAATYAGLNKEVLLTGLHTLKVKETDRLRAMVNELSRMGVRSEATDDSLIVKAGHELLSDKFIHTYGDHRMAMAFAPLVFMTKLSLEDPLVVAKSFPDFFAQFSKLGVKTKVTGSKFDW; translated from the coding sequence ATGATCAGTTTAGAAAGAGATACCACACCCGATTCCATTGTTGAAATTAATTTACCTGCTTCGAAAAGTATCAGTAATCGAGCGCTCATCATTCAGTATTTGGCAGAAGCCGATATAAGAGTTGAGAATCTTTCTGAAGCTGACGATACCGTATATCTCAATGATGCTTTGCGGAACGGTGGCGATGAATTGTGGATGGGCGATGCCGGTACGGCATCAAGATTTTCCATTGCCTATGCAGCTGTAAAGTCAGGCAGGCGAACAATCAGAGGAAGCGAGCGCTTAAGCCAGCGCCCCATGAAGCCGCTCATTGATGCCTTGCGAAGTTTAGGTGCAAATATTGTCTGCCTCGAAAAGGAGGGGTACTTGCCCGTTGAAATCATCGGCCAAGAAATACCAGGTGGCGAAGTTGAAATAGAAGCAAGTGTCAGCAGTCAGTTTATTTCTGCTTTAATGTTGATCGGGCCTCAATTGACTAAAGGTCTGGTTATTAAATTCAGAGGAAAACCCACTTCTTTGCCCTACTTGGCCATAACCGAAGAGGTTATGAAAATGTGTGGTGCTGAGGTTAGAATCGGAGAAGATTCGATCGTAGTTGGGCCAAGAAAGTATGTCAGCGCCATTGTTCACGTTGAGCCTGATTGGTCAGCTGCATCGTATTTTTTTTCGGCGGTCGCACTCAATCCTCAGCTGAAAGTATTGCTCAAAGGCCTGAATTCACAGGCCATTCAGGGCGATGCGAATTTGGTTGATCTTTACGAGCCCTTAGGTGTGGAGCCCACTTTTAATCAATCCGGTCTGCTCCTTGAGCATTCTGACAAAGCGACACCTCCACTCACCACTGATCTGCAAGACAACCCTGATTTGGCGCAAACCATCGCTGCTACCTATGCAGGACTCAATAAAGAGGTTTTGCTGACAGGCTTGCATACACTCAAGGTGAAAGAGACCGATCGCTTAAGGGCTATGGTCAACGAATTGAGTAGAATGGGAGTAAGGTCGGAAGCAACGGATGACTCTCTTATTGTGAAAGCGGGACACGAATTATTGTCCGATAAATTCATTCATACTTATGGAGATCACCGGATGGCCATGGCTTTTGCACCGTTGGTCTTCATGACCAAGTTGAGCTTAGAGGATCCCCTCGTTGTCGCCAAGTCCTTTCCTGATTTTTTTGCTCAGTTTTCGAAGTTGGGTGTCAAGACCAAAGTGACTGGATCGAAATTCGATTGGTAA
- a CDS encoding PfkB family carbohydrate kinase, with protein MANYNVAVLGPIPRDHITTHHGEVIEKFGCAMHTAIGLSRLLEGKGQVHLVSHVRKQDLEDIKVILADFPNINTDYIKCDADQGDVIRLRFVDQNNRIEKQTGFMNPIVPNDLDGLMHCNAFVCVPISDYEVPIHTLQHIKANSSGVVIFDAHGPTNTVTTLGDRILKFWIDRDEWLPYIDVLKMNLEESNCCWFDKEIDETKLKPFDDQDISHLPAFAEHAIRHGLKSLIVTLDSSGSAVFYEDKNEVHQQVVKAIRVEHVVDTTGCGDSFAGGLGFGLLDRADDYVRAVKFANALGAQRTQGRTFEVFKSLEETEQQIIKEYGSL; from the coding sequence ATGGCGAATTATAATGTCGCGGTTTTGGGGCCGATTCCCAGAGATCACATTACAACGCATCACGGAGAAGTGATAGAGAAGTTTGGGTGTGCCATGCATACGGCCATTGGTTTATCTAGACTGTTGGAAGGAAAAGGACAGGTTCATTTGGTTTCTCACGTCAGAAAGCAAGATCTAGAGGATATCAAAGTCATCCTTGCCGATTTTCCCAATATCAATACTGATTATATCAAGTGCGATGCCGATCAAGGTGATGTGATTCGATTGCGATTTGTAGATCAAAACAATCGGATAGAGAAACAAACGGGATTTATGAACCCTATAGTCCCTAATGATTTAGATGGGTTGATGCATTGCAATGCCTTTGTTTGTGTTCCCATCTCCGACTACGAAGTGCCTATTCACACCCTGCAACACATCAAAGCGAACAGCAGCGGGGTGGTCATTTTCGACGCCCATGGGCCCACTAATACGGTGACTACGCTAGGAGATCGAATTCTTAAATTTTGGATTGATCGAGATGAATGGCTGCCATACATTGACGTGTTGAAAATGAATCTGGAAGAGTCAAACTGCTGCTGGTTCGATAAGGAGATCGACGAAACGAAGCTTAAGCCTTTTGATGATCAAGATATCAGTCATCTTCCTGCTTTCGCGGAACATGCAATCAGACATGGGCTAAAGTCACTCATCGTGACATTGGATTCAAGTGGTAGCGCGGTTTTTTATGAAGACAAGAACGAGGTGCACCAACAAGTGGTAAAAGCGATCCGCGTAGAGCATGTTGTAGACACGACCGGTTGCGGTGACTCATTTGCTGGTGGATTAGGTTTTGGACTGCTCGATAGGGCCGATGATTATGTAAGAGCTGTCAAGTTTGCTAATGCCCTTGGAGCGCAACGCACGCAGGGGAGAACCTTCGAAGTTTTCAAATCATTGGAAGAGACCGAGCAGCAGATTATTAAAGAGTACGGTTCGCTCTAA
- the aroB gene encoding 3-dehydroquinate synthase — MSKVEIKRIKTDGHEVVFGRHCLAEMAELLSDESYREVKVFILADENTLRNCLPEMISKIPLLEGAEVIEIESGEESKSFEVVARIWEVLTELGADRSSVMINLGGGVITDLGGFIAGTFKRGIRFINIPTSLLAMVDASIGGKTGINHSGLKNEVGLFNNPQGVYVDPTFLTTLPKAHVLSGFAEMVKHALIFSPGYWKELQEVSLLDLPSLDDSIYRSIEIKNQIASSDPYESGRRKILNFGHTIGHALEAYSHESDTKTLLHGEAIAIGMVCEAYISHKLERLSEEQLKEISSFVFSLFPKVNLEAFTFHRLIEIMRHDKKNRDERINFTLLPEIGDAVFDRNGQADMVVDSLNYYQRWVG, encoded by the coding sequence ATGTCAAAAGTAGAAATCAAACGTATTAAGACAGACGGCCACGAAGTAGTTTTTGGCCGACATTGCCTCGCTGAGATGGCGGAGCTTCTGTCTGACGAATCGTACCGTGAAGTGAAAGTATTCATTTTAGCAGACGAAAATACGCTAAGGAATTGCTTGCCCGAAATGATTTCTAAAATTCCTCTTCTCGAAGGTGCTGAAGTGATTGAAATCGAATCAGGTGAGGAGAGTAAATCATTCGAAGTTGTCGCCCGTATATGGGAAGTACTCACTGAATTGGGAGCAGATCGTAGCAGCGTGATGATCAATCTTGGCGGCGGAGTGATTACAGACTTAGGCGGATTTATAGCTGGTACTTTCAAGCGGGGTATTCGTTTTATCAATATTCCCACATCACTTTTGGCCATGGTCGATGCCTCAATAGGAGGAAAGACCGGTATCAATCATTCAGGACTCAAGAATGAAGTCGGGCTCTTTAACAATCCGCAAGGAGTTTATGTTGACCCCACTTTTCTCACCACCTTGCCCAAAGCTCACGTGCTAAGTGGCTTTGCTGAGATGGTAAAACACGCCCTGATCTTTTCACCTGGTTATTGGAAAGAATTGCAAGAAGTAAGCTTACTCGACTTGCCTTCTTTGGATGATAGCATCTACCGATCTATCGAAATAAAAAATCAAATTGCAAGTAGCGATCCATACGAATCAGGGAGGCGTAAGATTCTGAACTTCGGCCATACGATTGGTCATGCTTTGGAGGCTTACTCGCACGAAAGCGATACCAAAACGCTTCTTCATGGAGAGGCGATTGCCATCGGAATGGTATGTGAAGCGTACATTTCTCACAAGTTGGAGCGTCTTTCTGAGGAACAATTGAAAGAAATATCATCTTTCGTGTTCAGCCTTTTTCCGAAAGTGAACTTGGAGGCATTTACATTTCATCGCTTGATAGAAATCATGCGCCACGACAAGAAAAACCGCGACGAACGGATCAATTTCACACTCTTGCCCGAAATCGGTGATGCTGTTTTCGATCGAAATGGGCAGGCTGATATGGTTGTGGACTCTCTAAACTATTACCAAAGATGGGTGGGTTGA
- a CDS encoding alanine dehydrogenase yields the protein MISSKEALRALAQEVSLQPQEEMLEVGRRQKRLQIGLPRETSYQENRVGLVPDSVAVLVANGHEVVVETNAGKNADFQDRAYSEAGAKIAYDRKEVFECDLVLKVAPPSTEEIAMMNQKSTLFSALQLSVQPRDTLKKLMAKRISAVAWDYIQDKDGIYPIVRAMGEIAGNMAVIIAAEYLSSGSKGQGLLLGNVSGVAPAEVVIIGAGTVAEHACRAALGFGALVKVFDFSTYRLRRLQNDVGSRIFTSVIQTEELRRALSTADVAIGAIRGNEGRTPTVVTDEMVSQMKSGSVIVDISIDRGGCFETSKVTNHTNPIYRKYDVIHYCVPNIASDVCKTASMALSNIFTPLLLNMGEQGGCASLIKKDRGFRHGVYLYNGTLTNESLGQAFNLPYKDIDLLFAAF from the coding sequence ATGATTAGTTCCAAAGAAGCTCTGAGAGCATTGGCCCAAGAGGTATCTCTGCAGCCACAAGAAGAAATGCTGGAAGTAGGCAGACGCCAAAAACGTTTGCAGATCGGTTTACCTCGGGAAACATCCTATCAAGAAAATCGAGTCGGGTTAGTTCCTGATTCCGTGGCAGTTTTGGTGGCCAATGGTCACGAAGTAGTGGTGGAAACCAATGCAGGTAAAAATGCCGACTTTCAAGACAGGGCTTACAGCGAAGCAGGTGCGAAAATAGCCTATGACCGAAAAGAGGTTTTTGAATGTGATCTTGTTCTGAAAGTCGCTCCTCCAAGCACGGAAGAGATTGCTATGATGAACCAGAAGAGCACTCTGTTTTCTGCCTTGCAGCTGAGCGTCCAGCCTAGAGACACCCTGAAAAAATTAATGGCCAAGAGAATTTCTGCAGTAGCATGGGATTACATTCAGGATAAAGATGGAATCTATCCGATCGTCCGAGCTATGGGCGAAATTGCCGGAAACATGGCCGTAATTATTGCCGCCGAATACTTGAGCAGTGGTAGTAAAGGACAAGGCCTACTTTTGGGAAATGTTTCGGGTGTGGCCCCTGCCGAAGTGGTGATCATTGGAGCAGGTACCGTAGCCGAACACGCGTGTCGGGCGGCCCTCGGATTTGGAGCCCTTGTGAAAGTATTCGACTTTTCCACGTATCGATTGCGCCGCTTGCAAAATGACGTAGGCTCGAGAATATTTACCTCAGTAATTCAAACCGAAGAACTGCGTAGGGCCTTAAGCACTGCGGATGTAGCTATTGGTGCCATTCGTGGAAACGAAGGCCGCACCCCAACCGTCGTTACCGATGAAATGGTGTCGCAAATGAAATCGGGATCGGTCATAGTTGATATTTCAATCGATCGTGGAGGGTGCTTTGAGACGTCGAAAGTGACCAATCACACTAATCCGATTTACAGGAAGTACGATGTGATTCACTACTGCGTGCCCAATATTGCTTCCGATGTTTGCAAAACTGCCTCGATGGCTTTGAGCAATATCTTTACTCCGCTTTTGCTTAATATGGGCGAGCAAGGCGGTTGCGCCAGCTTAATTAAAAAGGACCGAGGCTTCAGACATGGAGTTTATCTCTACAACGGAACGCTCACGAACGAATCCTTGGGTCAGGCGTTTAATCTTCCCTACAAAGACATTGACTTACTTTTTGCGGCTTTCTAA
- a CDS encoding proline dehydrogenase family protein — translation MVVGKFTSIWALKLHLPIKGIIKNTIFHQFCGGENIEECADTTKILDAYNIGTILDYSVEGKNEEDEFEAGYKEILRTVETADKNPHIPFCVFKVSGLCRNTLLEKVSAEKDLTKTESAEYEKLKGRVDALCKRAVSADTPIFIDAEESWIQDAIDNLAMEMMAKYNKQKAIVYNTLQMYRHDRMAHLVIAQAQAEENDFFYGVKLVRGAYMEKERMRAEEKGYASPIQPNKDATDRDYDAAMQFCLNHLSNVYFCAGTHNEDSSLLLAQEMDRLELDRNDERIFFAQLYGMSDHISFNLSKARYNVAKYVPYGPVKDVMPYLIRRAEENTSVQGQTGRELNLISREIKRRKKG, via the coding sequence ATGGTAGTTGGAAAATTTACTTCCATTTGGGCTTTGAAGCTCCACCTCCCAATAAAAGGAATCATCAAGAATACCATCTTTCATCAGTTTTGCGGTGGAGAAAATATTGAGGAATGCGCGGACACGACAAAAATCCTGGATGCCTATAATATCGGGACAATTCTCGATTACTCGGTAGAAGGTAAAAACGAAGAAGATGAGTTTGAAGCAGGGTACAAAGAAATTTTGAGAACGGTTGAAACCGCTGATAAAAATCCACATATTCCGTTTTGTGTTTTCAAAGTAAGTGGACTCTGCAGAAATACACTTCTAGAAAAAGTTTCAGCAGAAAAAGATCTTACTAAAACAGAATCTGCCGAATACGAAAAACTAAAGGGTCGGGTTGATGCACTTTGCAAGCGTGCGGTCTCTGCTGATACTCCAATCTTCATTGACGCTGAGGAATCTTGGATCCAAGATGCCATTGACAATCTAGCCATGGAAATGATGGCCAAGTACAATAAGCAGAAAGCCATTGTCTACAATACTCTGCAGATGTACCGTCACGATAGAATGGCGCATTTGGTGATAGCACAAGCCCAAGCAGAGGAAAATGATTTTTTCTACGGAGTAAAATTGGTGCGTGGTGCCTATATGGAAAAAGAGCGCATGAGAGCCGAAGAGAAGGGCTATGCCTCCCCTATTCAACCAAACAAGGATGCTACTGATCGCGACTATGATGCCGCAATGCAATTTTGCCTTAACCACTTAAGTAACGTTTATTTCTGCGCGGGAACACACAACGAAGACAGCTCCCTTTTGCTGGCTCAAGAAATGGATAGACTCGAATTAGACCGCAATGATGAGCGAATCTTCTTTGCTCAATTATATGGTATGAGCGATCACATCAGCTTCAATTTGAGTAAGGCCAGGTATAATGTCGCCAAGTATGTTCCTTATGGCCCCGTAAAAGACGTGATGCCTTATCTCATTCGTCGAGCTGAAGAGAACACTTCCGTTCAAGGTCAGACCGGGAGAGAGCTAAATCTCATTTCGAGGGAGATCAAAAGAAGGAAAAAGGGTTAA
- a CDS encoding fibronectin type III domain-containing protein, which yields MRKFLLFFAVALLISVSGNSQVHTTWLWHMQQPIYWPDASAANPFHWQAAKESNDMKFSGQNNYADGQAHPLNDLEEIFNKPDRVAAYQYRPKDALQTLLAYSEAGVQVNYSGCLIENVNSLANSNQWGYSGSWENNFETARGWNTSDGFPRMDLTAFSYHHALSPLVSREVLRKQIQAHRIMYQTTFGSSPDYSKGYWPAECSFSERIIDVLVEEGIEWTVIANSHIARTLADYPLNFGTSGTNYDPPNAADVTTLSGSNWWNGQIDGRGGTFAAPICYQPHWARYVHPETGEESRIVAVPMADLLSYKDGFAPMSTDDIENFIEPHEDPSRPSLVLLAHDGDNAFGGGFSYYLESVPGFASQAANQGYVPTTVQQYLNDHPVPESDVVHIEDGSWVNAANDWGHPQFINWMWPQFDSETHEFDPNGWTEDVRNWAVLTAAENHVQMAEDLSGGVDMQDIVFPGPQSSNAELAWHFLLPGYTSGYMYYGSSIDMEVKQTIACNQAISLAAPVIQGQSGNDQTPPSVFVPQRYPYNPGGTGFGPNYGYQTFNNPSDFTVWTMAYDVTGIDSAYVSFRIDADGVNPMSNDENETYAGGSSVGNWVTIAMSERVMPVGNITNNPEIDFFVLPDAIASQYYAKIEGLSEVLVDYYVVVVDENGNETKTDIQHVYVGESTPVNNGGGGDDYTVSWTPQNPELTDVITITVTDANQGAKLHWGVSENGETFVTPLAGYQPSGTTPWPGSGAVETQFLGPDTAANLTLNIGPFDNPAQVADAIDFVVHFDDDTWDNNNGNDYKINFTTEGVPDGVSWTPSAPTSNEMITVYVGGVSQGAKLHWGIQTAGGSWNGPISVYQPAGTTDWPSSEAVETQMSGSIDGVVSLEIGPFNNPAQEIQGVNFVIHYDNDTWDNNNGNDYFIPISNEVICGTPGNLVSTVNSPSSATLSWAPVSGVLGYQLQGRRVGGSPVSIIIQNGQTSKTVNGLIQGSTYQWRVRAICSETLRGPYSAAASFSTPSNMFMDAGISIWPNPSADVVNVVVRNSDLEQIPVKIFGLDGRMLKSGYTDASGQISFDVSDLANGVYLIRSEGDKPISKNLIVQ from the coding sequence ATGAGGAAGTTCTTACTCTTTTTCGCAGTTGCTCTACTTATTTCTGTCTCAGGAAATTCTCAAGTTCATACTACATGGCTTTGGCATATGCAGCAGCCTATTTATTGGCCTGACGCGAGCGCAGCTAATCCTTTTCATTGGCAAGCAGCCAAGGAGTCCAATGACATGAAATTCAGCGGGCAGAACAATTATGCCGACGGGCAGGCGCACCCGCTCAATGATCTGGAAGAGATATTTAATAAGCCTGATCGAGTGGCAGCATACCAATACAGACCTAAGGATGCTTTGCAAACTTTACTCGCATATTCAGAGGCAGGGGTTCAAGTAAATTATTCAGGATGCCTTATCGAGAATGTGAACAGTTTGGCGAACTCCAACCAATGGGGTTATTCAGGTAGCTGGGAAAATAATTTCGAGACAGCGAGAGGCTGGAACACTTCAGATGGATTTCCGCGGATGGACTTAACCGCTTTTTCATATCACCACGCTCTGAGTCCGTTAGTAAGTCGTGAAGTTTTGCGAAAGCAAATTCAGGCACACCGAATAATGTATCAAACTACCTTCGGTTCCTCGCCTGATTATTCAAAAGGTTACTGGCCTGCAGAGTGTTCGTTTAGCGAAAGAATAATCGATGTTCTGGTAGAGGAGGGAATAGAGTGGACTGTTATTGCCAACTCACATATTGCGCGAACGCTGGCGGACTACCCATTGAATTTTGGGACGAGCGGAACCAATTACGATCCGCCAAATGCTGCAGACGTTACAACTTTATCGGGCAGCAATTGGTGGAACGGACAAATTGATGGACGCGGCGGTACTTTCGCGGCACCTATTTGCTATCAGCCTCACTGGGCGCGTTATGTACACCCTGAAACGGGAGAGGAGAGCAGAATCGTGGCAGTTCCAATGGCAGACTTGCTTAGTTACAAGGATGGTTTTGCGCCAATGAGTACCGACGATATTGAAAATTTTATTGAGCCCCATGAAGATCCTTCCAGACCTTCACTGGTCTTGTTAGCTCATGATGGTGACAATGCTTTTGGCGGCGGATTCAGCTACTATTTGGAGTCTGTTCCCGGATTTGCTTCGCAAGCGGCAAATCAGGGATATGTGCCCACTACGGTTCAGCAGTACTTAAATGATCACCCTGTTCCCGAAAGTGATGTAGTCCACATTGAAGATGGCTCATGGGTTAATGCGGCAAATGATTGGGGGCACCCTCAATTTATTAATTGGATGTGGCCTCAGTTTGATTCCGAAACGCATGAGTTTGATCCCAATGGCTGGACAGAAGACGTTCGCAATTGGGCAGTGCTCACTGCTGCTGAAAACCATGTGCAAATGGCGGAAGACTTATCGGGTGGAGTGGATATGCAAGACATCGTTTTTCCTGGACCTCAGTCTTCCAATGCTGAGTTGGCTTGGCATTTTCTACTTCCCGGCTACACCAGCGGCTACATGTACTATGGATCTTCCATCGATATGGAAGTGAAGCAAACCATCGCTTGCAATCAAGCCATTTCGCTCGCGGCACCTGTCATTCAAGGTCAATCAGGTAATGACCAAACACCGCCCTCGGTCTTTGTGCCGCAACGGTATCCTTACAATCCCGGTGGCACAGGGTTCGGCCCAAACTACGGCTATCAAACTTTCAATAATCCATCTGATTTCACAGTATGGACGATGGCCTACGATGTCACCGGTATCGATAGTGCCTATGTTTCTTTCCGCATAGATGCAGACGGAGTGAACCCGATGAGTAATGATGAAAATGAGACTTATGCAGGTGGCTCAAGTGTTGGTAATTGGGTGACGATCGCAATGAGTGAAAGAGTCATGCCAGTAGGTAACATTACGAACAATCCCGAGATTGATTTCTTCGTGCTGCCGGATGCCATTGCCAGCCAATATTACGCTAAAATAGAAGGCCTGAGCGAAGTCTTGGTAGACTACTATGTCGTGGTGGTTGATGAGAATGGAAATGAGACCAAAACCGATATTCAGCACGTTTATGTCGGCGAAAGTACTCCGGTAAATAATGGAGGTGGCGGTGATGATTACACTGTCTCATGGACTCCTCAAAACCCGGAGCTTACAGATGTCATCACCATTACCGTGACTGATGCAAACCAAGGTGCAAAACTGCATTGGGGAGTTTCTGAGAATGGAGAAACTTTCGTAACACCATTAGCGGGTTATCAACCATCAGGCACTACGCCTTGGCCTGGTTCAGGAGCTGTAGAGACACAGTTTTTAGGTCCGGATACTGCTGCAAACCTTACGCTTAATATTGGGCCGTTTGATAATCCTGCTCAAGTCGCTGATGCCATTGATTTTGTCGTACACTTTGATGACGATACATGGGATAACAACAATGGGAACGACTACAAGATAAACTTCACAACGGAGGGAGTACCTGACGGCGTATCATGGACTCCATCTGCCCCAACTTCAAATGAAATGATTACAGTTTACGTAGGAGGAGTGAGTCAAGGAGCTAAACTTCACTGGGGAATCCAAACAGCGGGAGGTTCTTGGAATGGTCCGATTTCGGTTTATCAACCGGCAGGGACAACGGATTGGCCATCTTCTGAAGCCGTGGAAACGCAAATGTCAGGATCTATTGATGGAGTTGTTTCATTGGAAATCGGACCTTTCAATAATCCTGCACAGGAAATACAAGGTGTCAATTTTGTTATTCATTATGACAATGATACTTGGGATAATAACAATGGAAACGACTACTTCATTCCAATCAGTAATGAGGTCATATGTGGTACTCCAGGCAATCTCGTTTCAACGGTGAATAGCCCCTCTTCAGCTACATTGAGCTGGGCTCCGGTGAGCGGCGTATTGGGCTACCAGCTGCAGGGCAGAAGAGTAGGGGGGTCTCCTGTTTCAATAATTATTCAGAACGGGCAGACTTCAAAAACAGTCAATGGACTAATTCAAGGGTCGACGTACCAATGGCGGGTCAGGGCTATTTGTTCAGAAACTCTCCGTGGTCCATACTCGGCTGCTGCGAGTTTCAGCACCCCGTCCAATATGTTTATGGATGCCGGTATTTCAATTTGGCCAAATCCGAGTGCGGATGTCGTAAACGTAGTTGTTAGAAATTCAGATTTGGAGCAGATTCCTGTAAAGATTTTCGGTTTAGACGGTCGTATGCTTAAATCGGGATACACCGATGCTTCCGGTCAGATTTCTTTTGATGTTTCCGATTTGGCAAATGGAGTTTACCTTATTCGCTCGGAAGGTGATAAACCAATTTCGAAGAATCTGATTGTTCAATAG